A stretch of the Oceanivirga salmonicida genome encodes the following:
- a CDS encoding PTS sugar transporter subunit IIA — protein sequence MLKEVIDKNLWAFYEEATDWEDAIVKSCSRLVEEGVVSKEYSQELITCVKKYGPYIVLEEGIAMPHSTQEGKNVFKTEIAFTKFEKEVVFDEENKANLFFTLASENPDIHLENMQKLMEVLGNDELKEELFKIKTIEELKELSKKYNI from the coding sequence ATGTTAAAAGAAGTAATAGATAAAAATTTATGGGCTTTTTATGAAGAAGCTACTGATTGGGAAGATGCAATAGTTAAAAGTTGTTCTAGATTGGTAGAAGAAGGTGTTGTTAGTAAAGAATATAGTCAAGAACTAATAACTTGTGTGAAAAAATATGGTCCATATATAGTATTAGAAGAAGGTATAGCAATGCCACATTCTACACAAGAAGGTAAAAATGTATTTAAAACAGAAATAGCATTTACTAAATTTGAAAAAGAAGTTGTGTTTGATGAAGAAAATAAAGCTAATCTATTTTTCACGCTGGCATCTGAAAACCCAGATATACATTTAGAAAATATGCAAAAGTTAATGGAAGTTTTGGGTAATGATGAATTAAAAGAAGAGTTATTCAAAATTAAAACAATAGAAGAATTAAAAGAATTATCAAAGAAATATAATATTTAG